A window of the Cystobacter fuscus genome harbors these coding sequences:
- a CDS encoding helicase HerA domain-containing protein, whose translation MNPHDSRLAAFLSDRTEVFHSIQHRHEVWREDPFDVESIHQDARATFERMLQRATTPPGTPSGRILLLLGDSGCGKTHLLRTFRSLVHERSLGFVGYLQMTTSTSNYGRYVLSNLIDSLDQPYCEPGEPRSGLRKLSDVLLSQCGPVAALLADPEQDPEEIPVLVESAADDLQKQPAFEKLDLDLLRALLYLQRDDTRIRSRVLKYLRCEDLSTSDRKVLGGMVPRTYDNHPQEMVQHLGRLMATLNQSLVLCVDQLEGFDVEAAQAQAFQRAMHLLCDFAESAPSSLIVISCLHTFWTGLREKLHRSTLDRIERDPEPLKLENQRSVDEARRITERRLEHLYSMEDAPFDPAEPTYPFPHEGFERLAGLTTREVLDACRRWREQAVRDQALPAQFPLRDAPKETRPPPNETKKLLALDQAWNDFRSTQATPPPEEDGPLAELLVWALKAIADELETGHRFDVRRLGEVLQVDVSPGDEKLHVALCNRGTQGGGLANQIEQTRKEARGRTPVVIRTSDFPSNPKTQAAAELGKLLSKGGRRAVLEDSDSRTLIALRAFREQHGSRPDFAAWLRSSQPLTQLKPLRDILSLDQLRSASSPPPTQVTPHVFHKPADTSQRSHAAKAADSSEPATTSRAPQPVSDRTEARASNQSLNPSRDEEASLTETARYGVPIQPAGTTSTDDVSLTETARYGVPIQPVSPSRTAPPPRPESPRKREPVRVGETDSLLREPVVFSPDEFTRHAAFLGGSGSGKTTLALNIVEQLALQGVPTILVDRKGDLAGYASDAFWTSTVGDPRRAMRQGALRDRLDVALFTPGHPGGRPLAIPIVPDGLDALPDFDRQQATRHAAEALAGMLDYRQSPKDKSCRTLLAQAIDQYVQLTRESVSLERLVKFIGDKDPRLVNAVGRLDVKLFDKLADDLDRLRLDARMLLDGEAEKLDMDLLLGRGAHALPGRTRLSIVSTKFLGDNNNVLFWVSQLLIEVTRWLSRNPSTPLQAAMLFDEADLYLPAMRQPSTKQPMENLLKRARSGGLGLMLATQSPGDFDYKCRDNIRAWFIGRVKEKVSLDKMKPMLSEARVDPARIPGQATGEFHVARDGRVDRVKAEPSALATEQLSDDELLRLAARTRESRHLSS comes from the coding sequence ATGAACCCACACGACTCGCGCCTCGCCGCCTTCCTGTCCGATCGCACCGAGGTCTTCCACTCCATCCAGCACCGCCACGAGGTGTGGCGCGAAGACCCCTTCGACGTGGAGTCCATCCACCAGGATGCGCGCGCCACCTTCGAGCGCATGCTCCAGCGTGCCACCACGCCTCCCGGGACACCCTCGGGACGCATCCTGCTGCTGCTCGGTGACTCGGGATGCGGCAAGACGCACCTGTTGCGCACCTTCCGCTCGCTCGTGCACGAGCGCTCGCTCGGCTTCGTGGGCTACCTGCAGATGACGACGTCCACGTCCAACTACGGGCGCTACGTCCTGTCCAACCTCATCGACTCGCTCGATCAGCCCTATTGCGAGCCGGGTGAGCCCCGCTCCGGACTGCGCAAGCTCTCCGACGTGCTGCTCTCCCAGTGTGGTCCGGTGGCCGCCCTGCTCGCGGATCCCGAGCAGGATCCCGAGGAGATCCCCGTCCTGGTGGAGAGCGCCGCGGATGATCTGCAGAAGCAGCCCGCCTTCGAGAAGCTCGACCTGGACCTCTTGCGCGCGCTGCTCTACCTGCAACGCGATGACACGCGCATCCGCAGCCGGGTGCTCAAGTACCTGCGCTGCGAGGATCTCTCCACGAGTGATCGCAAGGTGCTCGGCGGGATGGTGCCCCGTACCTACGACAACCATCCCCAGGAGATGGTGCAGCACCTGGGCCGGCTCATGGCCACGCTCAATCAGTCCCTCGTCTTGTGCGTGGACCAGTTGGAGGGCTTCGACGTCGAGGCCGCCCAGGCGCAGGCCTTCCAGCGCGCCATGCACCTGCTGTGCGACTTCGCCGAGAGCGCTCCCTCGTCGCTGATCGTCATCAGCTGTCTGCACACCTTCTGGACGGGGCTCCGGGAGAAGCTCCATCGCTCCACCCTGGATCGCATCGAGCGCGACCCCGAGCCCCTCAAGCTGGAGAATCAGCGCTCGGTGGACGAAGCGCGCCGCATCACCGAGCGCCGGCTGGAGCACCTCTACTCGATGGAGGACGCTCCCTTCGACCCCGCCGAGCCCACGTATCCCTTTCCTCACGAGGGCTTCGAGCGCCTCGCGGGTCTGACGACGCGCGAAGTGCTCGATGCCTGCCGACGCTGGCGGGAGCAGGCGGTGCGCGATCAGGCCCTGCCCGCGCAGTTTCCCCTGCGGGACGCACCGAAGGAGACCCGGCCTCCCCCCAACGAGACCAAGAAGCTCCTCGCGCTGGATCAGGCCTGGAACGACTTCCGCTCCACCCAGGCCACGCCTCCGCCCGAGGAGGATGGCCCGCTCGCCGAGCTGCTCGTGTGGGCGCTGAAGGCGATCGCGGACGAGCTGGAGACGGGCCACCGCTTCGACGTGCGGCGCCTGGGCGAGGTGCTCCAGGTGGACGTCTCTCCGGGTGACGAGAAGCTGCACGTGGCCCTGTGCAACCGGGGCACGCAAGGCGGAGGGCTCGCCAATCAGATCGAGCAGACCCGCAAGGAAGCCCGGGGCCGCACGCCCGTGGTCATCCGCACCAGCGACTTCCCGAGCAACCCCAAGACCCAGGCCGCCGCGGAGCTCGGCAAGCTGCTGAGCAAGGGCGGCCGCCGCGCGGTGCTCGAGGACAGCGACAGCCGCACGCTGATCGCCCTGCGCGCCTTCCGCGAACAGCACGGCTCCCGCCCCGACTTCGCCGCCTGGTTGCGCTCCTCCCAGCCCCTCACCCAGCTCAAGCCCCTGCGCGACATCCTCTCGTTGGATCAACTGCGCTCGGCGTCCTCTCCACCTCCCACACAGGTCACCCCCCATGTCTTCCACAAACCGGCCGACACCTCCCAGCGCTCCCACGCCGCAAAGGCCGCCGACTCCTCCGAGCCGGCCACAACCTCCCGCGCCCCCCAACCCGTCTCCGACCGCACCGAGGCCCGCGCCTCAAACCAATCGCTGAACCCCTCCCGTGACGAGGAGGCCTCGCTCACGGAGACCGCCCGCTACGGTGTCCCCATCCAGCCGGCGGGCACCACGAGCACCGACGACGTCTCGCTCACGGAGACCGCCCGCTACGGCGTCCCCATCCAACCGGTGAGCCCTTCCCGCACCGCGCCACCTCCTCGCCCCGAGTCCCCGCGCAAGCGCGAGCCCGTGCGCGTCGGCGAGACGGACAGCCTCTTGCGCGAGCCGGTGGTCTTCTCCCCCGACGAGTTCACCCGGCACGCCGCGTTCCTCGGCGGTTCGGGCAGTGGCAAGACGACGCTCGCGCTCAACATCGTCGAGCAGCTCGCCTTGCAGGGCGTGCCCACCATCCTCGTGGATCGCAAGGGAGACCTCGCGGGCTACGCCTCCGATGCCTTCTGGACGAGCACCGTGGGCGACCCGCGCCGGGCCATGCGACAGGGCGCGCTGCGCGATCGGCTCGACGTGGCGCTCTTCACCCCGGGCCATCCCGGTGGCCGTCCGCTCGCCATCCCCATCGTCCCGGATGGGCTCGATGCCCTGCCGGACTTCGACAGACAGCAGGCCACGCGCCACGCCGCCGAGGCGCTCGCGGGCATGCTGGACTACCGCCAGAGCCCCAAGGACAAGTCCTGCCGCACGCTGCTCGCCCAGGCCATCGATCAGTACGTGCAGCTCACGCGCGAGAGCGTCTCCCTGGAGCGGCTCGTGAAGTTCATCGGGGACAAGGATCCGCGTCTGGTCAACGCCGTGGGGCGCCTGGACGTGAAGCTCTTCGACAAGCTCGCCGATGACCTGGACCGGCTGCGGCTGGACGCCAGGATGCTGCTCGACGGCGAGGCGGAGAAGCTCGACATGGATCTGCTGCTCGGCCGGGGCGCCCACGCACTCCCGGGCCGCACGCGCCTGAGCATCGTCAGCACCAAGTTCCTCGGGGACAACAACAACGTGCTCTTCTGGGTGTCCCAGCTGCTCATCGAGGTGACGCGCTGGCTCAGCCGCAATCCCTCCACCCCCTTGCAGGCGGCGATGCTCTTCGACGAGGCGGACCTGTACCTGCCCGCCATGCGCCAGCCGTCCACCAAGCAGCCCATGGAGAACCTGCTCAAGCGCGCGCGCTCGGGAGGGCTGGGGCTGATGCTCGCCACGCAGAGCCCGGGAGACTTCGACTACAAGTGCCGCGACAACATCCGCGCCTGGTTCATCGGCCGGGTGAAGGAGAAGGTGTCGCTGGACAAGATGAAGCCCATGCTCAGCGAGGCCCGGGTGGATCCCGCGAGGATTCCCGGCCAGGCCACCGGCGAATTCCACGTGGCCCGGGATGGCCGGGTGGATCGCGTGAAGGCCGAGCCCTCGGCGCTGGCCACCGAGCAGCTCTCCGACGACGAGCTGTTGCGGCTGGCCGCGCGCACCCGGGAGTCCAGGCACCTGTCCTCCTGA